From the genome of Vitis riparia cultivar Riparia Gloire de Montpellier isolate 1030 chromosome 2, EGFV_Vit.rip_1.0, whole genome shotgun sequence, one region includes:
- the LOC117931186 gene encoding nucleoside diphosphate kinase 3-like, which yields MSSQICRSASRAARSLLSASKSSNLLAEGRAVAAVAALSSRGKPFLSSFGNAGSGNAYRGWLSGVLALPAAAYMMQEQELHATEMERTFIAIKPDGVQRGLIAEILSRFERKGFKLVAIKIVVPSKDFAQKHYHDLKERPFFNGLCDFLSSGPVVAMVWEGEGVIKYGRKLIGATDPQKSEPGTIRGDLAVVVGRNIIHGSDGPETAKDEINLWFKPEELVNYSSNGEKWIYGVN from the exons ATGAGCTCTCAGATCTGCAGGTCGGCTTCCAGGGCTGCTAGGTCTCTGCTTTCGGCTTCGAAGAGCTCGAATCTCTTGGCTG AAGGGCGAGCTGTAGCAGCAGTGGCAGCACTTTCATCTAGAGGAAAACCATTTCTATCATCATTTGGGAATGCTGGTTCGGGAAATGCATACAGGGGATGGCTTTCAGGTGTCCTTGCCCTTCCTGCAGCAG CCTACATGATGCAGGAGCAGGAGTTGCATGCAACAGAG ATGGAGCGCACTTTCATTGCAATCAAGCCTGATGGAGTCCAGAGAGGGCTG ATTGCAGAAATCTTATCACGGTTTGAGCGAAAGGGATTTAAACTCGTGGCTATTAAAATAGTGGTTCCCTCAAAGGACTTTGCCCAGAAGCATTATCATGATCTCAAGGAAAGACCTTTCTTCAATGGTCTGTGCGACTTCCTCAGCTCTGGCCCTGTTGTTGCAATG GTCTGGGAAGGCGAGGGTGTGATAAAATATGGCCGAAAACTAATTGGAGCAACAGATCCACAGAAATCTGAGCCAGGAACTATCAGAGGTGACCTAGCTGTTGTTGTAGGAAG AAATATCATCCATGGGAGCGATGGCCCAGAGACTGCAAAGGATGAAATTAACTTATGGTTTAAACCAGAGGAGTTGGTTAATTACAGTAGCAATGGAGAGAAATGGATCTATGGAGTCAACTGA
- the LOC117931157 gene encoding 26S proteasome non-ATPase regulatory subunit 7 homolog A-like — MDVIKTQQISSRPIEKVIVHPLVLLSIVDNYNRVAKDTHKRVIGVLLGSSFKGTVDVTNSYAVPFEEDDKDPSICFLDHNYHESMFSMFKRINAREHVVGWYSTGPKLRENDLDIHRLFHDYVPNPVLVIIDVQPKELGIPTKAYYAVEEVKENATQKSQKVFVHIPSEIAAHEVEEIGVEHLLRDVKDTTISTLATEVTGKLAALKGLDARLREIRGYLDVVVDEKLPLNHEILYHLQDVFNLLPNLNVAELIKAFAVKTNDMMLVIYLSSLTRSVIALHNLINNKMLNKEHEKAEDAKPAAVPAIAGS; from the exons ATGGACGTGATCAAGACACAACAGATATCATCAAGGCCAATTGAGAAGGTAATAGTCCATCCTCTGGTGCTTCTGAGCATTGTTGACAACTACAATCGAGTTGCTAAAGACACTCATAAACGAGTCATCGGAGTTCTACTTGGTAGTTCTTTCAAAGGAACTGTTGATGTGACTAACAGTTATGCAG TGCCCTTTGAAGAAGATGACAAGGACCCAAGTATTTGTTTTCTTGACCACAACTACCATGAATCAATGTTTTCCATGTTCAAGAGAATAAATG CCAGGGAGCATGTTGTTGGTTGGTATAGCACAGGACCAAAACTGCGGGAGAATGATCTAGATATTCACAGACTATTCCATGA CTATGTCCCCAATCCTGTTTTGGTCATAATTGATGTCCAACCAAAAGAGCTAGGAATTCCCACGAAGGCTTACTATGCTGTTGAGGAGGTGAAAGAG AATGCCACTCAGAAAAGCCAGAAAGTTTTTGTCCACATACCTTCTGAAATTGCTGCTCATGAAGTTGAGGAAATTG GAGTGGAGCACTTGCTAAGGGATGTGAAGGATACAACCATTAGCACTCTTGCAACTGAG GTCACTGGAAAACTAGCAGCCTTGAAGGGTTTGGATGCACGACTACGAGAAATACGTGGTTATCTTGATGTTGTGGTTGATGAGAAGCTTCCCCTAAATCATGAGATTCTTTACCATCTACAG GATGTATTCAACTTGCTTCCAAATCTCAATGTAGCCGAGTTAATCAAGGCTTTTGCAG TGAAAACAAATGATATGATGTTGGTTATTTATCTTTCATCTCTCACCCGAAGCGTTATAGCGCTCCACAACTTGATCAATAACAAG aTGCTTAACAAAGAACATGAGAAAGCAGAGGATGCAAAGCCAGCAGCCGTCCCAGCCATTGCTGGAAGCTGA
- the LOC117931167 gene encoding uncharacterized protein LOC117931167 isoform X2, which produces MDDGLGKIEVFPDHFHASTPIAESVDKENRSFSHSRTDNSFSSHSRSWARRKLRSAASMLNLFSLRGLPWGSSSDDQEKVELTVAELESLRTELASLEEREAHFKAQLEHVDEILRSARLSGYLYIRTRWAALPGEPPPIDDTEVDDWLPRFVVLHGSCLFFYMLSTDLSPQDSTLLSDVTEVGPLPNLTREDEEIRYCFYILTCHGLRYECSSVSKVQVDSWLTALRLDCKIEPEPENIAPQ; this is translated from the exons ATGGATGATGGTCTTGGAAAGATAGAGGTTTTCCCTGATCATTTTCATGCTTCAACGCCCATTGCAGAGTCTGTTGACAAGGAAAATCGATCTTTTTCTCATTCAAGAACTGATAACTCTTTTAG TTCCCATAGTCGCTCGTGGGCTCGAAGAAAATTGAGAAGTGCTGCCTCAATGTTGAACTTGTTTAGCCTACGGGGGTTGCCATGGGGATCAAGCAGTGATGATCAGGAAAAG GTTGAGTTAACTGTTGCAGAATTAGAATCTCTTCGAACAGAACTTGCTAgtttggaagagagagaagctCACTTTAAAGCTCA GTTGGAACATGTTGATGAAATTTTGCGGTCCGCACGTCTATCTGGCTACTTGTACATTCGAACT AGGTGGGCAGCTTTACCAGGAGAACCTCCTCCCATTGATGATACTGAAGTTGACGACTGGCTTCCCCGCTTTGTTGTGCTTCATGGCTCATGTTTATTCTTCTATATGTTGTCTACAG ATTTGAGTCCTCAGGACTCTACCCTACTTTCTGATGTTACTGAAGTGGGTCCTCTGCCAAACTTGACACGAGAAGACGAGGAGATTCGATATTGCTTTTATATCTTAACTTGTCATGGATTGCGATATGAGTGCTCAAGTGTTTCAAAAGTACAG GTGGACTCTTGGCTGACGGCATTAAGACTCGACTGCAAAATCGAACCCGAACCCGAGAACATAGCCCCTCAATAA
- the LOC117931167 gene encoding uncharacterized protein LOC117931167 isoform X1: MDDGLGKIEVFPDHFHASTPIAESVDKENRSFSHSRTDNSFSSHSRSWARRKLRSAASMLNLFSLRGLPWGSSSDDQEKVELTVAELESLRTELASLEEREAHFKAQLEHVDEILRSARLSGYLYIRTRWAALPGEPPPIDDTEVDDWLPRFVVLHGSCLFFYMLSTECHADLSPQDSTLLSDVTEVGPLPNLTREDEEIRYCFYILTCHGLRYECSSVSKVQVDSWLTALRLDCKIEPEPENIAPQ, from the exons ATGGATGATGGTCTTGGAAAGATAGAGGTTTTCCCTGATCATTTTCATGCTTCAACGCCCATTGCAGAGTCTGTTGACAAGGAAAATCGATCTTTTTCTCATTCAAGAACTGATAACTCTTTTAG TTCCCATAGTCGCTCGTGGGCTCGAAGAAAATTGAGAAGTGCTGCCTCAATGTTGAACTTGTTTAGCCTACGGGGGTTGCCATGGGGATCAAGCAGTGATGATCAGGAAAAG GTTGAGTTAACTGTTGCAGAATTAGAATCTCTTCGAACAGAACTTGCTAgtttggaagagagagaagctCACTTTAAAGCTCA GTTGGAACATGTTGATGAAATTTTGCGGTCCGCACGTCTATCTGGCTACTTGTACATTCGAACT AGGTGGGCAGCTTTACCAGGAGAACCTCCTCCCATTGATGATACTGAAGTTGACGACTGGCTTCCCCGCTTTGTTGTGCTTCATGGCTCATGTTTATTCTTCTATATGTTGTCTACAG AATGTCATGCAGATTTGAGTCCTCAGGACTCTACCCTACTTTCTGATGTTACTGAAGTGGGTCCTCTGCCAAACTTGACACGAGAAGACGAGGAGATTCGATATTGCTTTTATATCTTAACTTGTCATGGATTGCGATATGAGTGCTCAAGTGTTTCAAAAGTACAG GTGGACTCTTGGCTGACGGCATTAAGACTCGACTGCAAAATCGAACCCGAACCCGAGAACATAGCCCCTCAATAA